The Myotis daubentonii chromosome 9, mMyoDau2.1, whole genome shotgun sequence genome has a segment encoding these proteins:
- the SDHD gene encoding succinate dehydrogenase [ubiquinone] cytochrome b small subunit, mitochondrial isoform X1, translated as MASVWRLSVLCGARGGRALFLRTPVVRPAQISAFLQDQPTPGWCGIQHIHLSPSRHSGSKAASLHWTGERVVSVLLLGLLPAAYLNPSSAMDYSLAAVLSLHSHWGLGQVVTDYVQKDALQKAAKAGLLALSAFTFAGLCYFNYHDVGICKAVAMLWKL; from the exons ATGGCGAGCGTGTGGAGGCTGAGTGTCCTCTGCGGTGCCCGAGGAGGCCGAG CTCTCTTCCTCCGAACCCCAGTGGTCAGACCTGCTCAAATCTCGGCATTTCTCCAGGACCAACCTACCCCAGGATGGTGTGGAATACAGCACATTCACCTGTCACCCAGCCGCCATT CTGGCTCCAAGGCTGCGTCTCTCCACTGGACTGGTGAGAGGGTTGTCAGTGTTTTGCTCTTGGGCCTACTTCCAGCTGCGTATTTGAATCCTTCTTCTGCGATGGACTACTCCCTGGCTGCGGTCCTCTCTCTCCATAGTCATTG gggCCTTGGACAAGTTGTTACTGACTATGTTCAAAAGGATGCATTGCAGAAAGCTGCCAAGGCAGGCCTCTTGGCACTCTCGGCTTTCACCTTTGCTGGGCTTTGTTATTTCAACTATCACGATGTGGGCATCTGCAAAGCTGTTGCCATGTTGTGGAAGCTCTGA
- the TIMM8B gene encoding mitochondrial import inner membrane translocase subunit Tim8 B has translation MAELGEADEAELQRLVAAEQQKAQFTAQVHHFMELCWDKCVEKPGNRLDSRTENCLSSCVDRFIDTTLAITSRFAQIVQKGGQ, from the exons ATGGCGGAGCTGGGAGAGGCCGACGAAGCGGAATTGCAGCGCCTGGTGGCGGCCGAGCAGCAGAAGGCGCAGTTCACCGCACAG gTGCACCACTTCATGGAGCTATGTTGGGATAAATGTGTGGAAAAGCCAGGGAATCGCCTAGACTCTCGTACTGAAAATTGTCTCTCTAGCTGTGTGGACCGCTTCATTGACACTACTCTCGCCATCACCAGTCGTTTTGCCCAGATTGTACAGAAAGGAGGGCAGTAG
- the SDHD gene encoding succinate dehydrogenase [ubiquinone] cytochrome b small subunit, mitochondrial isoform X2: protein MASVWRLSVLCGARGGRALFLRTPVVRPAQISAFLQDQPTPGWCGIQHIHLSPSRHWALDKLLLTMFKRMHCRKLPRQASWHSRLSPLLGFVISTITMWASAKLLPCCGSSDLLDLLP, encoded by the exons ATGGCGAGCGTGTGGAGGCTGAGTGTCCTCTGCGGTGCCCGAGGAGGCCGAG CTCTCTTCCTCCGAACCCCAGTGGTCAGACCTGCTCAAATCTCGGCATTTCTCCAGGACCAACCTACCCCAGGATGGTGTGGAATACAGCACATTCACCTGTCACCCAGCCGCCATT gggCCTTGGACAAGTTGTTACTGACTATGTTCAAAAGGATGCATTGCAGAAAGCTGCCAAGGCAGGCCTCTTGGCACTCTCGGCTTTCACCTTTGCTGGGCTTTGTTATTTCAACTATCACGATGTGGGCATCTGCAAAGCTGTTGCCATGTTGTGGAAGCTCTGACCTTCTTGACTTACTACCTTGA